From a single Paenibacillus sp. FSL R5-0345 genomic region:
- a CDS encoding MFS transporter, translated as MKLSKEEKSWILYDCGNSAYSMAVTTALLPIVFGMFTNVNSSMDLGYFNSIASILVAILSPILGTMADYKDKKKRFFIFFSLIGVIATASLAFVAPASGQWQLLIVFYILSVIGFAGANIFYDSFLVDVTTDERMDKVSSKGFAFGYIASVIPFGISLLLILFMGMDKSIGYQIGFIITALWWGLLTMPMIKDVQQRYYIEPEPKPIINSFKRLGDTFKNVRQHKVVFVFLIAYFLYIDGVDTIIKMVVPYATSVLGADAFDTFTLLGILLVIQIIAFPCAILYGNLAKKYSARTMIIVGIFTYIISCIAAYFITSVWHIFILGALIGSAQGGIQALSRSYYAKIIPKEKSNEFFGFYNIFGKFAAIVGPAVMSLTTTLTGNAKFSILAIIPLFIIGFFVFITLPKEQLEQDEPKGLIL; from the coding sequence ATGAAACTAAGTAAAGAGGAAAAATCATGGATTCTTTATGACTGTGGAAATTCTGCGTATTCGATGGCGGTTACAACGGCATTACTGCCCATTGTTTTTGGAATGTTTACGAATGTGAACAGCAGTATGGATTTGGGGTATTTTAATTCCATTGCGAGTATTTTGGTGGCGATCTTAAGCCCGATTTTAGGGACGATGGCAGATTACAAGGATAAGAAGAAACGCTTCTTCATATTTTTCTCATTGATCGGTGTGATAGCTACAGCTTCACTGGCTTTCGTTGCGCCTGCAAGCGGACAATGGCAGCTATTGATTGTATTTTATATTTTGTCGGTAATAGGTTTTGCGGGAGCTAATATTTTTTATGATTCTTTTTTGGTGGATGTAACCACGGACGAAAGAATGGATAAGGTATCTTCAAAAGGTTTTGCTTTTGGATATATCGCCAGTGTCATTCCCTTCGGTATCAGTCTACTTCTGATTCTGTTTATGGGGATGGACAAATCGATTGGTTATCAGATTGGATTTATAATCACAGCCCTTTGGTGGGGACTGCTGACCATGCCTATGATCAAGGATGTGCAGCAAAGATATTACATAGAACCTGAACCCAAACCGATCATTAATAGCTTTAAAAGATTGGGAGACACGTTTAAAAATGTCAGACAGCATAAAGTAGTATTTGTATTCTTGATCGCCTACTTTCTCTATATTGATGGGGTAGATACGATTATTAAAATGGTAGTGCCATATGCCACATCGGTACTGGGTGCGGATGCTTTTGATACCTTTACTTTACTGGGGATCTTATTAGTTATCCAGATCATCGCATTTCCGTGTGCTATCCTGTATGGTAATCTCGCCAAAAAATACTCAGCTAGAACGATGATCATCGTAGGGATTTTTACATATATCATTTCCTGTATCGCGGCTTACTTTATTACTTCAGTGTGGCATATATTTATTCTGGGAGCGCTAATTGGTTCCGCCCAGGGAGGGATTCAAGCACTCAGCAGATCTTATTATGCGAAGATTATTCCTAAGGAAAAATCCAATGAATTCTTTGGGTTTTACAATATCTTTGGTAAGTTTGCGGCGATTGTTGGTCCTGCTGTAATGTCATTAACAACTACCCTAACAGGCAACGCTAAATTTAGTATTTTAGCCATTATCCCACTATTCATTATTGGATTCTTCGTATTTATAACTTTACCTAAAGAGCAACTTGAACAAGATGAACCGAAGGGACTTATCCTATGA
- a CDS encoding alkaline phosphatase family protein: MKSSKDQTAMAKHLIVISYDAFSEDQWEMASRLPNLSKLIKNGAHSNQLKSVYPTLTYVVHTTIATGVYPDKHGIHHNNPFQPFVKEKEQSWFWFRNAIKVPTIYDAAREHNMSTAGILWPVSGKSSIQYNIPEIRAIKKENQALKVLKSGSPLYCIEMELKYGRLRKGIEQPYLDDFTTKCAIETIKRKKPNLLMMHLIDLDDAKHIYGTDSDEVKQVITRMDKRLGDIMQAVDEAGIKDDTVFLVLGDHGQFNVRYKVHLNNLLQEKGLIYEENGEMKWRAYFQCGGGAAYLHIKQGDEEAEQLALAAIREDMKDDASGIEELYAREELDHLHVGQSTRYMLEAKKGYCFDESMDEPTIVDLDKQGIKYATHGYSPEKEDYRCNLVISGTKVKSDFPIGDLRMVDIAPTMAKILGIDFNPCDGRPLDEIFIY, from the coding sequence ATGAAGTCAAGCAAAGATCAAACGGCAATGGCCAAACATCTGATCGTCATCTCTTACGATGCCTTTTCAGAAGACCAATGGGAAATGGCCAGCCGTCTTCCGAACTTATCGAAATTGATTAAGAACGGAGCGCATAGTAATCAATTAAAAAGTGTATATCCCACGCTCACTTATGTGGTGCATACTACGATAGCAACCGGTGTATATCCAGATAAGCATGGTATCCACCATAACAATCCATTTCAGCCGTTTGTGAAGGAAAAGGAGCAAAGCTGGTTCTGGTTCAGAAATGCGATAAAGGTGCCCACGATTTACGATGCTGCGCGCGAGCATAACATGAGTACCGCTGGAATTCTCTGGCCAGTATCAGGGAAATCCTCAATCCAATACAATATCCCTGAAATCAGAGCTATCAAAAAAGAAAATCAAGCACTGAAGGTGTTAAAAAGCGGGAGCCCATTATATTGTATCGAGATGGAGTTGAAATACGGACGGCTTCGAAAAGGGATTGAGCAGCCCTATCTGGATGACTTCACGACAAAGTGTGCGATAGAAACGATTAAGCGTAAAAAACCTAATCTTCTGATGATGCATTTGATTGATCTGGATGACGCCAAGCATATTTACGGCACTGACAGCGATGAAGTGAAGCAGGTAATCACACGCATGGATAAACGGCTAGGCGATATTATGCAAGCAGTGGATGAAGCCGGAATAAAGGATGACACAGTTTTTTTAGTTTTGGGTGACCATGGCCAGTTCAATGTTAGATACAAAGTGCATTTGAACAACCTTTTACAGGAAAAAGGGCTGATCTATGAAGAAAATGGTGAGATGAAGTGGAGAGCTTACTTTCAGTGCGGGGGCGGAGCCGCTTATCTACATATCAAACAAGGTGATGAAGAAGCTGAACAATTAGCATTAGCTGCGATTCGGGAGGATATGAAAGATGACGCTTCTGGCATAGAGGAATTGTATGCAAGAGAGGAGCTGGATCATCTACATGTGGGCCAATCTACTAGGTATATGCTTGAAGCTAAGAAAGGCTATTGTTTCGATGAAAGCATGGATGAACCAACCATTGTTGATTTGGACAAACAAGGAATTAAATATGCTACTCATGGCTACTCTCCCGAAAAAGAGGATTACAGATGCAACTTGGTGATCTCAGGGACTAAGGTGAAAAGTGATTTTCCCATAGGGGATCTCAGAATGGTAGATATAGCTCCTACGATGGCAAAGATTTTAGGAATTGACTTTAATCCTTGTGACGGAAGACCTTTAGATGAAATTTTCATTTACTAA
- a CDS encoding nucleotidyltransferase domain-containing protein → MDADIRQKILNKNDRLISMVIERAKRDFPDDIAIIGLTGSFSTGDFHEKSDLDLIIINNTAQGWGISSCFILEDVGYDIYCTPWETRIEDQANLESPMISCLIDLELLYCAKPEYLEKLNLYKQRALDALAKPIGSECISRAKKNIDIAKQEYTNTLLSEDIGAVRYASCEVVYNLVNALTHLNNTYFKRGLKRYLEEIATYRYIPDDFEMKYMAVIDAKTVIEIRSASYRFLENVNDLYNKMYKDFVIQPVPTYDNLGGTFEELWCNSRNKVIASVELNDKSYAYYVAMGIQNFLDEMTESRGTQKFDLMQYFDSDNLHLFKEQFLQVMDEYLEEYNKLGRKVVRYDTFEQLYNEYMRV, encoded by the coding sequence ATGGATGCTGATATTAGACAAAAAATTTTAAATAAAAATGACAGACTTATTAGTATGGTTATTGAACGTGCTAAGAGAGATTTTCCTGATGACATTGCAATCATTGGGCTTACAGGTTCTTTCAGTACCGGAGATTTTCATGAAAAAAGCGATCTTGATCTAATCATAATTAATAATACAGCCCAAGGCTGGGGGATATCTTCGTGTTTTATTCTGGAGGATGTTGGATACGACATCTATTGTACGCCATGGGAAACAAGGATAGAAGATCAAGCGAATCTTGAGAGCCCAATGATTTCGTGTCTGATAGATTTAGAACTGTTATATTGTGCGAAACCCGAATATCTGGAAAAGCTAAATTTATATAAACAGAGAGCGCTCGATGCTTTGGCAAAGCCTATTGGGAGTGAATGTATTAGCAGAGCGAAAAAGAATATAGACATAGCAAAACAAGAATATACGAATACATTACTTTCTGAGGATATCGGAGCAGTGAGGTATGCTTCATGCGAAGTAGTGTACAATTTGGTAAATGCTTTAACACATTTGAACAATACCTATTTTAAACGGGGACTTAAGAGATATCTGGAGGAAATAGCTACATATCGTTACATTCCTGATGATTTTGAAATGAAATATATGGCTGTGATCGATGCGAAGACTGTCATTGAAATCAGAAGCGCATCATATAGATTTTTAGAAAACGTTAATGATTTATATAATAAAATGTATAAGGATTTTGTGATTCAACCTGTCCCAACCTATGATAATCTTGGCGGGACCTTTGAGGAACTGTGGTGTAACAGCCGCAATAAGGTTATAGCAAGTGTAGAATTAAATGATAAATCTTATGCTTATTATGTAGCGATGGGCATACAAAATTTTCTTGATGAAATGACAGAATCAAGGGGAACCCAAAAGTTTGATCTTATGCAGTATTTTGATTCTGATAATCTACATTTATTTAAAGAGCAATTTTTGCAGGTCATGGATGAATATCTGGAAGAATACAATAAGTTAGGCAGGAAAGTTGTACGATACGATACTTTTGAGCAATTATATAACGAATATATGAGGGTATAG
- a CDS encoding YitT family protein produces the protein MHGMRQHQKSNKLKIFSKVILIIIGALITSYGLESVLIPNNVSDGGVTGLSIVGSQLFGLPLGLLIVLINIPFVWLGYKQIGKSFAVYSIIGIASLAIGTSLMHHVPTIIEGDTLLITVVGGIIIGFGMGLALRNGGALDGIDMLAVLLSRKIPFGTSDLILFLNMFVFIVVSTAFGLQGAILSALAYFIASKVIHIVEEGLSGSKTFKIITVQPEIMVETIRDRLGRGATYTDAYGGYSNEQFKEITCVINRLEESKIKDIIHEIDPNAFVVVYDVAEVKGGNFKKHNIH, from the coding sequence ATGCATGGTATGAGACAGCATCAAAAATCAAATAAGCTGAAGATATTTTCAAAAGTCATATTAATTATTATAGGGGCACTAATTACTTCATATGGTCTGGAATCGGTATTAATACCCAACAATGTCTCAGATGGTGGTGTAACAGGGCTGAGTATCGTTGGTTCACAGCTGTTTGGATTGCCGTTAGGACTGCTAATTGTTCTAATTAACATCCCTTTTGTATGGCTAGGATATAAGCAAATTGGTAAAAGCTTTGCTGTTTATTCCATTATCGGTATTGCGTCACTTGCCATTGGTACAAGCCTTATGCATCATGTGCCAACGATTATTGAAGGAGATACATTGTTAATTACTGTTGTCGGCGGGATTATCATCGGTTTTGGTATGGGGTTAGCGTTACGTAATGGCGGGGCGTTAGATGGGATAGATATGTTGGCCGTATTACTTTCAAGAAAAATACCTTTTGGGACTAGTGATCTAATCTTGTTCCTAAACATGTTTGTCTTTATTGTTGTTTCAACAGCGTTTGGTCTACAAGGGGCGATTCTATCCGCACTTGCTTATTTTATTGCTTCTAAAGTGATTCATATTGTTGAAGAAGGATTGAGCGGTTCTAAAACTTTTAAAATCATTACAGTTCAACCGGAAATCATGGTAGAGACGATTCGTGACCGATTGGGTCGTGGGGCAACCTATACAGATGCTTATGGCGGCTACTCTAATGAACAATTCAAAGAAATCACCTGTGTAATTAACCGTCTGGAAGAAAGCAAAATCAAAGATATCATTCATGAAATTGACCCTAACGCTTTTGTTGTAGTATATGATGTAGCAGAAGTTAAGGGCGGTAATTTCAAGAAGCACAATATTCATTAA
- a CDS encoding Rrf2 family transcriptional regulator, whose translation MNISTRFAVAIHILTLIDSNKEGKSTSEWIAGSVNTNPVVIRRLTSMLQKAGLVTARPGVAGASLSRSSAEITLLQIYKAVNAVEEDSLFSVHEHPNPECPVGKNIASAIVPVFSNAQKAMENVLQEVTLEQIVNEMPEI comes from the coding sequence ATGAACATCAGCACCCGATTTGCGGTAGCTATTCATATATTAACGTTAATCGACAGTAATAAAGAGGGCAAAAGCACCTCGGAGTGGATAGCTGGTAGCGTGAACACAAACCCTGTAGTTATTCGCCGGCTAACGAGTATGCTGCAAAAAGCAGGGCTGGTAACCGCCCGCCCGGGAGTCGCAGGAGCTTCGCTTTCACGTAGCAGCGCTGAGATTACACTACTTCAGATTTATAAGGCAGTAAACGCGGTGGAAGAGGATTCACTGTTCTCGGTTCATGAGCACCCTAACCCGGAATGTCCAGTCGGCAAAAATATTGCCAGCGCTATTGTACCCGTATTCTCGAACGCGCAAAAGGCGATGGAGAATGTCCTTCAGGAGGTTACTTTGGAGCAGATTGTCAATGAAATGCCGGAAATATAA
- a CDS encoding DinB family protein — translation MNTTMVDVLKGQFEPTLEMLTRLVEECPDELWFDRQTNYWKHIFHAITGIQFWFREGSEVFHIPTLNKDITPDLDKECTEDPTKAEMGAYVQEMIEKSHSFIEPLNDQSIFEPCDVYNEFTKADVILMQIRHIQHHVGYCNHILNSHNHKAVQWLG, via the coding sequence TTGAATACTACTATGGTTGATGTCTTAAAGGGTCAGTTTGAGCCAACGTTAGAGATGCTTACTCGATTAGTAGAAGAATGTCCTGATGAGCTTTGGTTTGACCGACAAACGAACTATTGGAAGCATATCTTTCATGCCATTACGGGGATTCAATTTTGGTTTAGAGAAGGAAGTGAAGTATTTCACATACCTACCTTAAATAAAGATATCACACCTGATTTGGATAAGGAATGTACGGAGGATCCGACGAAAGCGGAAATGGGTGCTTATGTGCAAGAAATGATAGAAAAGTCTCACTCTTTTATAGAACCATTAAACGACCAGTCTATTTTCGAACCTTGTGACGTATATAACGAATTCACTAAGGCTGATGTTATTCTAATGCAGATCAGGCACATCCAACATCATGTTGGTTATTGCAATCATATTTTAAATTCTCATAATCATAAGGCTGTTCAATGGCTTGGTTAG
- a CDS encoding metallophosphoesterase family protein: MEQIALISDIHGNIPALTAVLDDIKQRGISRIFCLGDIVGKGPNSDLAVDIIKNNCEISVMGNWDDLMNQDVDFEMARWSRKLLGKERLAYLGTLPFSIEFMMSGKFIRLFHASPRSYYERIQPWDDYEKRLSMFGCSDLCQEKRQADIVGYGDIHNAFIQHIEGKTLFNVGSVGNPLDVTQASYVILEGEYGGVTGASLNIQFVRVPYDIELAIQQAVDAVMPATEPYIRELRTAQYRGNVRG, encoded by the coding sequence GTGGAACAAATCGCATTAATCTCAGATATACATGGAAATATCCCGGCTTTGACAGCCGTACTGGATGATATTAAGCAGCGTGGAATTAGCAGGATATTTTGCCTGGGAGATATTGTTGGAAAAGGGCCGAATTCAGATCTAGCCGTTGATATCATTAAGAACAATTGTGAAATCAGTGTTATGGGAAACTGGGATGATTTAATGAATCAGGATGTTGATTTTGAAATGGCCCGGTGGAGCCGGAAATTGTTAGGGAAAGAACGTCTTGCTTATTTGGGTACATTACCGTTCTCGATTGAGTTTATGATGAGTGGTAAGTTTATTCGGTTATTTCATGCTTCGCCGCGAAGCTACTATGAACGGATTCAGCCTTGGGACGATTACGAGAAACGACTGTCTATGTTTGGTTGTTCCGATCTGTGCCAGGAGAAGCGACAAGCGGATATCGTTGGTTATGGGGACATTCATAATGCTTTTATTCAACATATAGAAGGGAAGACTTTATTTAATGTAGGCAGCGTGGGGAATCCTCTGGATGTCACTCAGGCATCTTATGTGATTTTGGAGGGGGAGTATGGAGGAGTGACAGGAGCTTCTTTGAACATACAATTTGTAAGAGTCCCTTATGATATTGAGTTGGCCATTCAACAAGCCGTAGACGCGGTTATGCCAGCTACAGAGCCATATATACGAGAGCTTAGAACTGCGCAATACAGGGGAAATGTGCGGGGATAG
- a CDS encoding GNAT family N-acetyltransferase translates to MKLSHVFEHFPTLETEHLTLKKIEVSNLEEVFGIYSNDQVFEYCGIIPKHNKDTVKNMIGHFERDFNKGVRVKWGIFRKNNPYILLGIIEAMDFNQKVDMVTIGYFLAESYWGKGIATQAIQAVKKYLFETAEVNRIQAEVMPFNERSKRVLLKSGFMKEGTLRQAHVWSGKGLVDLEIYSILAEEYGKGESGS, encoded by the coding sequence TTGAAGCTTAGTCACGTATTTGAGCATTTCCCTACTTTAGAAACTGAACACTTAACACTAAAAAAGATTGAAGTTAGTAACCTCGAAGAGGTATTTGGAATTTATAGCAATGATCAAGTGTTTGAGTACTGTGGTATTATTCCGAAGCATAATAAAGATACAGTGAAAAATATGATTGGACATTTTGAGCGGGATTTTAACAAAGGGGTAAGAGTGAAGTGGGGGATTTTCCGCAAAAATAATCCGTACATATTGCTAGGTATCATCGAAGCTATGGATTTTAATCAAAAAGTGGATATGGTTACGATTGGGTATTTTTTAGCGGAATCTTATTGGGGAAAAGGGATTGCAACTCAGGCGATTCAAGCAGTGAAAAAATATTTATTTGAAACTGCAGAGGTCAATCGAATCCAAGCAGAGGTCATGCCTTTTAATGAGCGGTCCAAGCGGGTGCTCCTAAAAAGTGGCTTTATGAAAGAGGGAACGTTAAGGCAAGCTCATGTATGGTCAGGTAAAGGTCTCGTTGATTTGGAGATTTACAGCATCCTTGCAGAGGAATACGGAAAGGGAGAAAGTGGATCCTAG
- a CDS encoding peptidase E, giving the protein MGTIVVIGGGELIDLETLEMDREVVKLTQKANPKALFIPTASSDAPGYCDTFNKVYGEILGCETSHLLLVSQTYTHEEIVELITSADLIYVGGGNTRKMLEIWNNTGVAALLKDAYTSGTVLAGLSAGSICWFEYGHSDSEAFDDQGEWQYIKLEAMGILPGIHCPHYNEDIRVEDFSRMVKGGGLPGIAVDNNCAIIYKDHEFKVMSTREEAKAYRVMDTEQGVVVTEIEEHLSYRPLKELYGAL; this is encoded by the coding sequence ATGGGGACTATCGTGGTCATAGGTGGGGGAGAGCTAATCGATCTGGAAACGCTAGAAATGGATCGTGAAGTTGTGAAGTTAACCCAAAAAGCTAATCCGAAAGCATTATTTATTCCAACAGCTAGTAGTGATGCTCCAGGTTATTGTGATACGTTCAACAAAGTGTACGGCGAGATTCTAGGCTGTGAGACAAGTCATTTATTACTTGTGAGTCAAACCTATACCCATGAAGAAATCGTTGAGCTTATTACGTCCGCTGATCTGATTTATGTTGGTGGAGGCAATACCCGAAAAATGCTGGAGATTTGGAACAATACCGGTGTGGCTGCTCTTCTAAAAGATGCTTACACCTCTGGGACCGTATTAGCAGGGCTGAGTGCAGGATCTATTTGCTGGTTTGAATATGGGCATAGTGACTCTGAAGCGTTCGACGACCAAGGGGAATGGCAGTATATTAAACTTGAAGCAATGGGTATTCTGCCTGGTATTCATTGTCCGCATTATAATGAGGATATTCGGGTTGAGGATTTTTCGCGTATGGTTAAAGGTGGAGGGTTGCCTGGCATCGCAGTGGATAATAACTGTGCCATCATCTACAAGGATCATGAATTTAAGGTGATGTCGACCAGAGAAGAAGCCAAAGCCTACCGTGTGATGGACACCGAGCAAGGGGTTGTCGTTACGGAAATCGAAGAACATCTAAGCTACAGACCTCTTAAAGAACTGTATGGTGCGCTATGA
- a CDS encoding GNAT family N-acetyltransferase produces MIIFEQQEIRLRTLEPGDAGLLMKWLSDPVVLEFYEGRDRPHDLELVRKHFYEDRDEVTRCIVQYREQDIGYLQFYLIDEEEVEEYGYTEFKGKIFGMDQFIGEAEWWNQGIGSQLIKKTVNYLIENKQAVKIVMDPQAWNKRALRAYEKSGFVKKKYLEKHEMHEGELRDCWLIEYEV; encoded by the coding sequence ATGATTATTTTTGAGCAGCAAGAGATCAGGCTAAGAACACTCGAACCGGGTGATGCTGGGTTGCTTATGAAATGGCTCTCAGATCCTGTTGTACTGGAATTTTACGAAGGTCGTGATCGACCGCATGATCTGGAGCTGGTTAGGAAGCATTTTTATGAGGATCGAGATGAAGTCACGCGGTGTATTGTGCAATATAGGGAGCAGGATATAGGATACCTCCAGTTCTATCTGATTGATGAAGAAGAAGTAGAGGAATACGGTTATACAGAATTTAAAGGTAAAATATTCGGGATGGACCAGTTCATTGGTGAGGCGGAGTGGTGGAATCAAGGCATAGGCTCGCAGCTCATCAAAAAAACAGTTAACTATCTTATTGAAAACAAACAGGCTGTTAAAATCGTAATGGACCCGCAAGCTTGGAATAAGAGAGCGCTGAGGGCATATGAGAAAAGTGGCTTTGTAAAGAAGAAATACCTTGAGAAGCATGAAATGCATGAAGGAGAACTAAGAGATTGTTGGTTGATTGAATATGAGGTGTAG
- a CDS encoding low molecular weight protein tyrosine phosphatase family protein, producing MKLLFVCSQNRWRSLTAEKIFQGIDGHEVRSAGTEDQARIKLSAGHVGWADVIFVMEKKHVRRIQDKFRDIVIGKRIICLNISDDYKYMDEDLIGLLESSVSEYLQE from the coding sequence ATTAAACTACTGTTCGTCTGCAGCCAGAATCGTTGGCGGAGTCTAACTGCGGAGAAGATATTTCAAGGAATCGACGGTCATGAAGTGAGATCTGCTGGAACAGAGGATCAAGCCAGAATCAAACTTTCTGCGGGGCATGTGGGCTGGGCGGATGTTATTTTTGTGATGGAGAAGAAGCATGTTCGAAGAATTCAAGATAAATTTAGAGACATTGTAATCGGCAAAAGAATAATTTGTCTGAATATATCAGATGATTATAAGTATATGGATGAAGACTTAATTGGACTTCTGGAGTCCAGTGTGTCTGAATATTTACAGGAATAG
- a CDS encoding VOC family protein has translation MTTKTTLHPDVAIGLVQIRVSNLERSLTFYKNVVGLSVLRQSGREVEMTADGENVLLILREIENARVLRPNSVAGLYHFAILVPDRPSLGLVVRNLIASGIEVGQGDHLVSEALYIQDPDNNGIEIYRDRPKDTWKYDAEGHVVMTTDPVDVDGLLAASEGLQWNGLPAGTVIGHVHFHVGNLTKAKEFYVGLLGFDLVANYGSAAMFISAGGYHHHIGLNIWAGQGAPAAPADAVGIDYFTLLFPNEEERAAVVERVQQAGYTVVEENGDPTFKDPWNIGIRLIVKSHTK, from the coding sequence ATGACAACTAAAACAACACTTCATCCGGACGTAGCAATTGGTCTGGTACAAATTAGGGTAAGTAATTTAGAGCGTTCGCTCACTTTTTATAAGAACGTTGTGGGACTAAGTGTCTTGCGGCAATCTGGCCGTGAGGTAGAAATGACTGCTGATGGCGAGAATGTGTTATTGATTCTGCGGGAGATTGAGAACGCAAGGGTGCTTCGCCCGAACTCTGTGGCTGGACTGTATCATTTTGCCATCCTTGTTCCGGATCGTCCGAGCCTGGGACTTGTTGTTCGCAACTTGATTGCTTCAGGGATTGAAGTAGGTCAGGGGGATCATTTGGTGAGTGAAGCGCTGTACATTCAGGATCCAGACAACAATGGAATCGAAATTTATCGAGATCGTCCTAAGGATACATGGAAGTATGATGCAGAAGGTCATGTAGTGATGACAACGGATCCAGTAGATGTAGATGGATTGTTGGCAGCTTCTGAAGGTTTACAATGGAACGGGTTGCCTGCTGGAACAGTAATCGGCCATGTGCACTTTCATGTAGGTAATTTAACTAAGGCGAAGGAGTTCTACGTTGGTTTGCTTGGATTTGATCTAGTAGCTAATTATGGCAGTGCGGCAATGTTTATCTCCGCAGGTGGGTATCATCACCATATTGGGTTGAATATTTGGGCGGGGCAAGGTGCACCTGCGGCTCCTGCTGATGCAGTAGGAATTGATTATTTCACCTTACTTTTCCCGAATGAAGAGGAACGTGCGGCTGTCGTTGAGCGTGTTCAGCAGGCTGGCTACACTGTTGTGGAAGAGAACGGGGACCCTACATTCAAAGATCCTTGGAACATTGGGATCAGACTCATCGTGAAGAGTCACACGAAATAA
- a CDS encoding beta-1,6-N-acetylglucosaminyltransferase → MESFKMAYVILCHKNSEQINMLIDSLTSESVEFFLHVDQKSDIEADITHRDDIHFVEDPIDVQWGHYSQIECILKCFALIKQHGKFSYIHIISGQDMPLASNEVILEFFKENQGDEFVKYLQLPNVSETWGCYERVSVYYPRFLISRTRRMAAIRMRYIKLVMSVPFLQRRLDALPKALYKGSNWMSITGECMEYIMEFISTTPEYVRFFKNSLCGDEIFFHTIILNSTFKSNVRSEIKRYTDWETGPDYPRTLTLEDYERITRTAGTECFWGRKFDLDIDRAIVQNLLNINSKIKIS, encoded by the coding sequence TTGGAATCATTCAAAATGGCGTATGTGATCCTTTGTCACAAAAATTCTGAACAGATCAATATGCTAATCGATAGTTTAACTAGTGAATCCGTCGAGTTTTTCCTGCATGTCGATCAGAAAAGTGATATTGAAGCTGACATTACCCATCGTGATGATATCCATTTTGTGGAAGATCCTATTGATGTACAGTGGGGACATTATAGTCAGATTGAATGTATTTTGAAGTGTTTTGCGCTGATCAAACAACATGGGAAGTTCAGTTATATTCACATTATAAGTGGTCAGGATATGCCCCTTGCTTCCAATGAGGTTATTCTTGAGTTCTTTAAGGAGAATCAGGGGGATGAATTTGTGAAGTATCTCCAATTACCGAACGTTTCTGAAACGTGGGGATGTTATGAGCGGGTATCGGTTTATTATCCTAGATTCTTGATCTCAAGGACCAGACGTATGGCAGCTATTAGAATGAGGTATATTAAATTAGTAATGAGTGTTCCGTTCCTGCAAAGAAGGTTGGACGCTCTCCCAAAAGCACTATACAAAGGCTCGAACTGGATGTCCATTACAGGTGAATGTATGGAATACATCATGGAGTTCATTTCTACTACTCCGGAGTATGTTAGATTTTTTAAGAACTCACTATGTGGTGATGAAATCTTCTTCCATACGATTATTTTGAATAGTACTTTTAAGAGCAATGTACGGAGTGAAATTAAAAGGTATACAGACTGGGAAACAGGACCGGATTATCCTCGAACGTTAACGCTAGAAGATTATGAACGGATCACTCGTACCGCTGGTACAGAATGCTTTTGGGGTAGGAAGTTTGATCTGGATATTGATAGAGCCATCGTTCAGAATCTCCTTAATATAAATTCTAAAATAAAAATATCGTAA